In Zetaproteobacteria bacterium, one DNA window encodes the following:
- a CDS encoding DNA-directed RNA polymerase subunit omega — protein MARVTIEDCIAHIPNRFEMTVLASRRARQLLSGMPSLLGEGYDDKPTVLALRELGAGLIDREKLDVLDQERRSEETPFPV, from the coding sequence ATGGCCCGTGTCACCATCGAGGATTGCATCGCCCACATCCCCAACCGATTCGAGATGACGGTGTTGGCGTCACGCCGCGCGCGCCAGCTCCTCTCCGGCATGCCCTCCCTGCTGGGAGAGGGCTACGACGACAAGCCGACCGTCCTGGCGCTGCGTGAGCTGGGCGCGGGGCTGATCGACCGGGAGAAGCTCGACGTGCTCGATCAAGAGCGGCGGAGCGAAGAGACGCCGTTCCCCGTCTGA